From a single Haladaptatus caseinilyticus genomic region:
- a CDS encoding SLC13 family permease, whose amino-acid sequence MEPDIVLAQTGAIPPITPSMGVVFGIVLLALALFITELLPIDVTAILIMVLLMFLSPWTNVSISEGLSGFSNTATVAVLAMLILSTGISKTGLVQIIGRKMAAFAGNNRTKQLIATIGVTGPVSGFINNTPVVAILVPVISDLAHEGNTSPSKLLIPLSFASMFGGMLTLIGTSTNLLASSVSDRLIGQPFSMFTFTGLGIIVLLTGGLYLLTVGHRLIPTRVPAREDYIEEYDLQGYVFEVVVREESAIVGKTVESAIDESQFDADIVQLIRDGEQYFEGIASKLIRPDDILTVRTDRATLEELRKQEGFELIGTRPSDSELEPEDGATQTLVEIVIQSGSSLLGETISSSSFRERYDASVLAFRSGGKTIRSRLNDVELQVGDTLLVQAPSDSIDRLSRNPEFIVAHESRSPDYRTEKIPWALGIITGVVGLVGMPWGMLAAVTGVEMFADLEFNIVQTALAGVVLMVIADVIKPGEIYEGVDWSVIFLLAGVIPLGVALEQTGAANLLGSLVAATAGFLPLIGVLWVFYIATGLITSIISNNASVVLMIPVAIEAARDIGGNPFAFVLAVTFAASTAFITPVGYQTNLFVYGPGGYKFTDFARVGAPLQLLLSVVTVLGIALFWGVSVPA is encoded by the coding sequence ATGGAACCTGATATTGTTTTAGCGCAAACGGGGGCGATTCCACCAATAACACCTAGCATGGGTGTTGTATTTGGAATTGTTCTTCTTGCGCTGGCTCTTTTTATAACTGAATTATTACCAATTGATGTCACAGCAATTCTCATCATGGTACTTCTTATGTTTCTGAGTCCGTGGACCAATGTTTCCATTTCAGAAGGACTCTCGGGATTTTCAAATACAGCGACTGTTGCCGTCCTTGCGATGCTTATTCTCTCGACAGGGATCAGCAAAACAGGACTTGTTCAGATAATTGGACGAAAGATGGCTGCGTTTGCCGGGAACAATCGGACGAAGCAGCTTATCGCGACGATCGGCGTCACTGGGCCCGTTTCTGGGTTTATCAATAACACCCCAGTGGTTGCTATCCTTGTACCCGTCATTTCTGATCTTGCCCATGAAGGGAATACATCTCCTTCGAAACTCCTTATCCCACTCTCGTTTGCCTCCATGTTTGGTGGGATGCTCACGCTTATTGGTACCTCAACGAACTTGCTTGCGTCTAGCGTTTCTGACCGACTGATCGGTCAACCGTTCTCAATGTTTACCTTTACCGGTCTCGGCATAATTGTGCTTCTTACCGGTGGTTTGTATCTACTAACAGTCGGTCATAGACTCATTCCGACACGTGTCCCTGCACGTGAAGACTACATCGAAGAGTATGATCTGCAAGGCTATGTGTTTGAAGTTGTTGTCCGCGAGGAGTCTGCTATTGTTGGGAAAACGGTTGAATCTGCAATCGATGAGTCTCAATTCGATGCGGACATTGTCCAACTGATTCGTGATGGTGAACAGTACTTCGAAGGCATCGCGAGCAAATTGATTCGTCCCGATGACATCCTCACTGTTCGTACGGATCGCGCGACGCTCGAAGAGCTCCGCAAACAGGAAGGCTTTGAACTCATTGGAACACGCCCGTCCGACTCGGAACTTGAACCGGAGGATGGAGCGACTCAAACACTCGTTGAGATTGTTATTCAATCTGGATCCTCGTTACTGGGAGAAACAATTTCATCATCGTCATTTCGTGAACGGTATGACGCAAGCGTGCTTGCGTTTCGATCCGGTGGGAAGACAATCCGCAGTCGGCTCAATGATGTTGAGCTACAAGTCGGCGACACGCTTCTCGTTCAGGCACCGAGCGACAGTATTGACCGACTTAGTCGTAACCCTGAATTCATCGTTGCTCACGAATCTAGATCTCCCGATTACCGGACGGAGAAAATTCCCTGGGCACTCGGTATAATTACCGGTGTCGTTGGGCTCGTTGGAATGCCGTGGGGAATGCTTGCTGCTGTTACTGGTGTCGAGATGTTTGCAGATCTCGAATTTAATATCGTCCAGACGGCGCTTGCGGGTGTCGTTTTAATGGTTATCGCTGATGTTATCAAACCGGGTGAAATCTACGAGGGCGTTGACTGGAGCGTTATTTTCCTACTGGCGGGCGTCATCCCCTTAGGGGTTGCCTTAGAACAGACTGGTGCGGCAAATCTTCTTGGCTCGCTTGTCGCTGCCACTGCAGGATTTCTCCCGCTCATCGGTGTCCTCTGGGTATTCTACATCGCAACAGGGCTGATTACGAGTATTATCAGCAACAATGCGAGTGTGGTTTTGATGATTCCGGTCGCTATTGAGGCGGCCAGAGATATTGGTGGGAATCCGTTTGCGTTTGTCCTCGCCGTAACCTTTGCAGCTTCGACAGCATTTATCA